ATTATTTCTCTTGTTtcttattgtatatattaagtAGTCAATGACCGATGCTTCACATATGTTAGTCAAATGAAATCGTTAAACTTCTTTGATTACTTCTTACAGATTTTAATTCGAGATCGATTACTCCTTAAGCGATAGTGTTTCAGAGTCATAAACTATGATAAGAGAAATAAGAGGGGAATAAATAACTGTCAATAACGAATAAtcttaagaatttttatcgtaTAATTTCGAATTAACCTTATTCTACCTTTTGGATTTGGAAGTTTTAATTCGATTGAGGACTTTCGGTAAAGTCAAAGATATCAGGTGTGAAAGCAGTCCAGGCAGCTACACAAGATAGAAAGATAACATTCGACCAAATATTTGCCAAGACTCCAAATCCGGTTTCGAATTTATCAACAGGCACGCCGTGAGTTCGACAGTTCGCATAACAGTTCGGTTGATTTGCGCGGGTTGTTTCTGTGTACTCGTAGACGTCACAGACGAAGGCGCGAGAGGCAGAGGTAGTGGCCGCGTGTATCCGCGTGACCCCTCGTATCATTTACGCGTTTACGCGTCGCCGGAATACAGACGTGACGCACGCGGCCAGTAGTGGTGGATATCGCGGGCCAGACGATCGTGGCTGGAAGCTCGTTGGAGGCACGACCAGTCGCCGCTCGGCCTCGTCGTGAGCTTGTGTTTTTTtcccgccgccgctgccgccgatCCGTTCACGCGTGCATTACGGAGAGACAGGAGCGCGAGGACCAGCCAGCAACCAGCGTCGTCGGTCGCCTCGCATCGATCGTTCCGGAGATCAGCGGAAGTGGGGTGCGCACGTGTGCGAAATCAGGTACCGTATCTCGTAAAATCGGGTCAGTAGTGCTGCCATTAAATGCGCCCTCCTGCCTCACTGAGACCGGTGCATCTACCTGTCCTGGACCATCCACCTGTCGATACTCGTGAATTAATGGAGGGTCGACTGTCACGAGGTTGTTGTGACGGGAGGCCTTCTTTCAAAGGCCTTTTTAAGAGACTGTCAAGTATGAAATGTTTGAACTGCGAAAAACTTGTTTTGATGATATATGTTTTTGTAAGGTAAACATCTTTGTAAGATGTGGTAATTCAATGTTACACAGCAAGGTGATTATCGCTGAGACTACTGTGTGTCTAGAGTTTATTTCTGAATGAACATTTTCAATAACTCAACAtacgtttgttttttttatgaaattacatgaaatttcttgttataaatatgttataaataaaatgttcttaGGATTGATTATTCTGATTATTAGATATATCTTTAAAGTTAGAAGCCTGAAGtaaaaaattacctttttagcATATTTGCagttttgttttattgatGAACTCTAATTTTAGAGTTTTTctccaaaagaaataaattacacgTATAATTATTGATCCAAAATTCTATAATCAGCATTAGATACAAAATTCTGTCTCCTCGATTCGAGCCAGGCTGCTGTTCTTGACATTGTAAttcgaattttaatataagcgAATATTACATTCCGATTTGAATTGATATAtattgctttaaataaaatacagaaaaaagcCATTTTCCCATAAATGACAAACATGTGTAAAGTAATGGGctgttataaaaatgaatcGAGGTTACCATATTAGAAATCGTTAGAAATGATATCCTATAATGACGGTTTCAAGGCCATAGTGGTAATATTCCAATGAGATTCCAATTATTCTCCAGCGCGATTTATCACGATTTATCAGAGTATGAATGTTTCGATTTGGCATTCATTTGAACATGGAGAAATTAAGATATCATCGCATTTTAGATATCAATTCATCAACAACGCGTGGTCTCGCTTCGATGTTTACTTTCCAGCAAGAACCACGTGGATCCTTGAAATATTACGTAGCGTGTGTTATCGCCGGTTGTTACACCAGTTGTAACACGTGATTCTCGTTGAAACGTTTCGCTGCCACGTAATTCAGTCGCGCGACAGAATCTCTCGATTCATATTCAATTACTATTCTTCGCGTTGCTTACATAATCGAAAGCATGCATTACCGTGGCAATAATCAGTAAGCCTACTCGGAGAAATGTTTTTagattataacataaaaatagttaTCGGCTGTGCAGGCGTTAAATAGTTTTGTTGATGTATCAATCAGATTAGAATTTATGATAAGAGAGTCGAAAGCCGTTATAAAAACTTTCCATAAaagtttagaattttttatggtAAAATTACGTCCAAATTTAGATACTTTGTAAGAGagctataatattatttaaaaaatctctaatTCCTATTTTCTCGATGtgtcaaattacaaaattaaattatattcaattatgtAACAAGTTAGtatagtatataattatgtatcttcttataatttaaaatttataaattcttcaaTTGTATAGAATTTCTAATACTTATTTCttttccaaataaaaatatttcttgataaGTTCGttggattttatataaagaaaacgtTGCCAGctaatgtaattgtaatgatACGCGTATatttgaaagagagaaagaaaagagaaattcaCATATTTGGCGCAAAGTAGCAAACTTACGCAAAATTATTTGACGAATGTTAAAATTCCCATATGATAGCATAATCATCATGAGATACGGGGTCTCTGATTCTCGATTAAAAGTAAAACCCAGCTGCTTTATCATCGTGTTTGTTCAACGTACGAGTTTCGAAATAAGTAATATCATGTAATTAGTGATGAGATTTCGATCGTCTGTTGAATGCTAGATGGTATCGAATTGCGTGGCATATTTCTTCCAGTTTTCGCAACTTATTAAAACGTCGATTAAACGAAGATTGTGACAAAAATCGTTTTACGTCAATTCGCGTGACATCCGTTGTATCTTGTCTATGTGACAAAACGTTATCGCACCATCCAATGTCATTTATAAGACTTCGTCTTTTATCTATCTGTTGCGTTCCAGGAATGAAGAGTTTGTCGTCTCAGTCGCGTTATTTTTATACGCCTACATCTTAAGTGAAACAGGTTCTATTTAAAAACTCACCGACCCTACAGTGactaaaatttgttatcaCTTTCTTAAGTTACTagcttttttaatgaaaaaagtttttgtctttttaatattaatcgctgaaaattaatcaatatgttgtattaatttttttataaatcacgGAATATGAGAGATGTGTTTGAAAAcgaatttctttaaaaatgtgaaCTGCATTTGATTTCCACGCATCAAGGCAGCGCATCAAGATGTCACCAGGATTTATTCCATGCCCTCGCCGATAATgaagttttattattcaaacgGCTGACAGAGTATTTATGATTATGATATACTCTTTGGAGAAGCGCACTCGATTAGATAACTAGAGTGCACTTGACGCCAAACCTAATCTTTAAGAGTTGTACAACATCGACTAAATTGAAGTACATACATTGCTGCCGTAACAAAGATAAATCATACGGTGTATTTCCTGCTTTTGTTGTCttctaattttgaataaaagttcgttaaagttgaaaattaaaaatatcaaaaattcaaaattctttACGTTTATTGAGGTTTTTGGCGAAATTaacgaaatttattattttatcaattttacataaatattaattttgatttaaaataaattaccaaaatgtttattaagatttaaaaaataaacaaatatatattattttgatttaacaatattgttttaatatttaatatttaatagaaaatgttaaactaTTCACTAAATCCGTTAGTTAACGAGCAGTCTGTAAAAGTCCATAAAGTAATCGCGGAGGTATTCAATAATGACTATCAATAATATTGTCGGTTAAATCATTCGCGAGATCCTTGCAACTCCATTAATCTCGTGACGCCTCTTTAACGTTATGCTTACGTCATATTCTTTAATCGTTGATGCGCTGTTTGGTGCAGAGAGTGTGATAAATGAAGGATAAATAGTTGATACGCTGGGAATGTCAAGAAACGGCGTCACGTTGCGGATCACACAAGTTGGAAAGTTTCTTTCAACGTCGTAGAGTCAATGAAGATGCAGTGAAATGCCATGTTGGCCATCGAGTACCAGGGGATTATTATACAACGAGTGTGCGTGTTGCGCTCTGGATTAAAATCATCACGGCGGGTCAACTGGCTGAATTATCTTAGTTGACGTTTTGCACCTTCCAATTGATTTCAATGGAGCCTCATTCGCCACCGGCTGGCAGCTCGGAAAGAACATCTCGTTGCTTTGCGCAGCCTCTTCTCTACCTGATTTTGATTGATTTAGAATTGCATAATTTAAGACCAGATTATGTTGCAGTTGACAAATATAAGCACATCAACCAGTgtgaatttttagataatcaCTTATCGATTGCTGAATGACCaataatatcttgaaatttttatattaaattaaaagaatgtaaGATTTTGTAAAACTTAATTGTCCGTaccttattaaaatttaattacttgcATAGAAAATGCGGTCTCTGAATAATTACATgcaatgattaatattttgctaCAGATGTATGGCCAAattaaatactatatataataagtatagAATTTCATTAGATtactttaaaagttaaattaactcGATATATAAGACgggaaataagaaaaatgattcTTGTAGTAATAGCATGTGAGAGGCCAACTACCTGAACCAGTTGATCAGGCTCGAAATATGACTGATTCAACTTTCATAGCTTTATAGTTATATCGACATGTAAATAATTGTTGGTAAACGTACAATGTAGCTTCGTTAACTGCTAACAtatgacacacacacacacacacacacacacacacacacacacacacacacacacacacacacacaataaattgatattcaaACTCATGCATGAATTAATATCCATCCCAAGTTGTATGAGTTATCGAACctgattataattgttatcgATTAACTGTTCGAAAGACTGTTCTAAGAGGAATATTTCACGTTCGATTTGGTCTCTTCGATTCTTAATGTACTTcgtcatttaatattttttagaatttaatattagtgttaatatagaatttaatattttttaaaaatgtctaaCGAGCTATTCAACTGAAAgactatttaattaaaaaacgcaTTTTTCCAGCTTCTTTTACATCTTTACGTATCAGAGTGCaacgatttattattaacttattacgttgtaaagttatgtaaaaaattatgttacaatatatgtaaattcagTGATATGTACAGAATTTACGGAACACTTAGTTCATTAAGTACTTTTCTATGCACAATCGCTGATGCAACGCGCGTTCCACTTTTTGATTTCCCATTAATCGAGAACGTTAATTGATTTATAGTCATACGTGACGTTACATGACGTTACAACGGGAAACTCTGTCTTAGATGACGCAGAATTTATGAACGAAGTAAAACATGTTATCAGAAATTACTTGCTTCAAACTAACCGTCTTTTATAATTTCCGTTgtgaaagaaaggaaaaattaataataatttattaagatatatctcttaatttttaataattacaataaaatgtagacaaaaatattattgcaaaatatatttgtcgaagtaaagtaaaataaaattaagattatttgattaaatattatagagataaaataaaaaatttgtccgAAAGGATTAgtcaatattgattaaaaataaaaattaagaaagagaaaaagaaaaactcaCATGTGATTAAACCGGCATCTTCTACTTTGCTGTCGCTTTGAACCAGATTGGATGTTTTATTCACGATTatcaatgttttctttttttttttttcagagatTCGATAACCTTTCGACATGGTCGTTCCTGCGGACCATGCACTTCATGAGGCGATTCAAGTATCGTCATTAATACTTTCCGACGATGTTAAACGACAAAAAGTGAGTATAATGCATATATgagttgatatttttttcgtcATACGTAACATTTATGTTACGTAgacagtattatattttatctttaatgctTAATtccatgtttattttaaacttttgttcttttaaatcGTACGATGAAAATGAAAactgatattattaatatatcaaaagcTAATAAAAGTGTAACGAAATAAACGATGATTAggtttaattcaatttttactgaataataaaaaaacttatgaaaattatttgtacactttttttgttctttcgTGACAATTGTagttatacaaattaaagtaaaaattagaaaaatatttataagaaaccAATGGTATCTCATGTTGAGATACCATGCATATCACTCTAGTATTTTgcatatgttattaattaaaatttgtaattcgcttttttgaattattcttttctctttaacGAATTTCTAAATATAGTGAGCGATACAGATTTTAGTCTATAAgatttaagtttaaataaattttgcaaatagtagtagatataaaatatttgtatgtttattaaaaaaatatatattgtattaaatggttaaaaattatattttattcaggTATTGCATTTAAGtatctttttaatgttaaGCTTATGGCAAGTGCAATTACCAAGCTTGTTAGAGTTTTCACACGTCAGAGTTCAGAGCTTTCTCACAGAATACAACATCAatcgaaaaaagaaatgaccacattcaattattataataaatgtagatATACATAAAGAGTAACTTTCTAAGATGTTAATGAGCCGATTATCTACAGACTCGTTTTCTtccttttataataattatgataatcgTATCACGCGTTCGATGTCATAATTATCACATGTTAGATATCACATGTCATATTTATCAGGCGTGATCCATAGAAGTGTCTcatcaatataaaatctttttccttagaaatattaaaaatgtaaaatatctttttggatgaatgtaaaacaaaatttagaaaatttaaaacgcttttatcttttaatatttagattttaagaTTATGTGTGTTTTGAATacttatgcaaaaaatataataaccattatcttttatttctagaattgaataagatataatattttaataaatataatattttttaaataatattcaaaattttttaaaagttaattattgttataatgttcttttaacaaatgttCTATAATTGTATTGCGTTTAAATTTGATACGTATGATAAATTTGATACatgatcaataaaaaattgagatttttactagaaagattatttaatcttgcttaaatatataattgtgcgTATCTTACCCCGAAAGACAGCTCAGATGAAAGTGGATCGAGTCGGATTTTAGGGTTATCGTGACTTCCGTCACAAGTTTTATCTTGCTCTCTAAGTTGTAGGGTTATCGAAAGGTAATGTCGTTGTTAAAATGTGTTGTTAAAACGTTGTTTAGAATGAACGAAcaattaatagtttaatagaTAACAACGTAGACTCGTTGGAAAACCTATTGAAGCAgagaatatacatacataatgtataaatcttttgatacattattcattatctatttcttttatacttaTGCTTGcgtaataattatctttatgcACAGTCATTTCTTGTAAAACGAAATCAAATAGCAAGAATAGcgttagattttattaaattattataaacattttgcaatatataaaatttgaaattgtcGTCAATAgcagttttttaataacattatataacgTTATATGTAAAGATTCTGTAATATTTGTGAATTACTTCTATGAGTGTCACAAAAttcatgaatattatataattaagtttaattttttcttgatttatcatattaatttgctaaacaaaatataacgtTACAAGAAATGCATAGTATTGTCTGCGTAGAACCGTTTCCTTtagaaaaactaataattcataacaaagataatacatgtaaatttattaaactagtTTCTTGTACTTATGCATAATAAGCTACGTACGGTACATCAGATATTAAgagacaataatttattatatcttttaaacaattatagtaAATGTCCACTTAAATATGAacatataaatcttatttgttACGTtagatatgtataattaattaagaatatggCACTTTGTATGCTGCACGTGCGACATGAGTTTTCCTGCAGTTTATCTGAGAATTCTATTAGAAACTGCGTAATACATAATGTAAGATGTAAACAGTACCGTGTGTGTACGTATCTCTGTGAGATACCTGTTTGTTGAGATACCGGTAGCATTCATggatcgaagaaaaaaattttttctcagtaaCGATGATTGTCATAAAGATATATCGAGACGTATGTATTACACGTCATATGTAACACATtctttaaagagaaaaactcTATTTATAGATTGAGAACTACTTGGCGAAAATGCGATTCTCCGCGGTGACAGCCAGGAAGATACAGGATGTTTTCATTTCGGAAATGAACAAAGGAATTCACCAGCAACCGTCCTCGTTGCAGATGGAGAACACTTATATACCGGAACTACTCGATAAAACAGGTTATTGAAGAAGTTTCTGTTCTTAATTCATAACAATAGcgcgtatttttaattaatatgcattttattaCAAGTCTTATCACTATTtaacaaagatattaatagTAGAGacaaaaaactgtttaattttgaatattcctgtatatatttatattaaaattataaaaatatatattctacaaTTTTACAGTTTATGTACGTCCAGAGAACTGTTTCAGATAATGAAAAGAATATCGTTGGACAGTTAAGAATTGAAAGaacatagttaaaaaaaatatcaatagaTATCCAAGATTAATACTAATGGTTAGAATGTGTGTTTGTAGAAGAAGGTCTTTACTTGGCACTCGATCTTGGTGGGACTAACTTTCGCGTAGTTCTGTTGGAATTGGCCCACGGTGCTCCCGTACGACAAGAAGTGAAGCGATATTATATCGGATCTGAATTAAGGGTCGGCTCGGCAATCCCCCTGTTTGACTATTTAGCTGAGTGTGTCAGCGATTTCGTCATTTCTCAGGGTCTTCAGGATGTGGAGCTTTCCCTTGGTAAATTGAGTACTGTGATACGCAGAATATCGAACGCGtgaaatctttaattaaagcaaattgCCACATGATACTGTCTATAAATAACAACGTCTCGCGACAAGATAGAGAACACTTTTGTTTACCGTAGGGAATCGATGGAAAATATATCAATGCAATCAGTTCTATTAGCATAACCatctataatacatttattcgATAATTTTCTCACgttttttcacttttaatcTTGATGACTTGTGTTTACGTAGGTTTTACCTTCTCGTTTCCGATGATTCAACATTCGTTGGACGTCGGTATTCTGGTGACTTGGACCAAGACTTTTAATTGCCCAGACGCTGTAAATAAAGACGTCATAAGACTCCTGCGAGAGGCTTTAGATCGGCGGGGCGACACAAAGGTGACGGTTGTAGCAATTTTAAATGATACCACGGGTACCTTGGTACAGGCATCGACTTTGGATCCTAATGTAGCAATCGCACTTATTTTGGGTACTGGCAGCAACGCCTGTTATCTGGAACGCGCGGATCGGGTCGAGCATTGGGAAACAGAAAGACATGGCGAGAGAGAAGTGAGTTTGcgatatattatgatattatataaaagatagaagtgccaattttttttagatgtgAAAACATTTACgttgatattatttcaatttttaataaaaattttcaaaaagaacaaagtaatattaaagacgTTTCTCCGTCACACACTTAAGCCGACTGAAATGCTCGATAATTCTTATcgcgaatatttatatatatatatatatatcaaataaacgCAGTAATGTCGCGATGCTAAGTATAAAAAGAGCAATCGTCTACATGCTGTTCCTGCAAAGCACATAAAATTAGCGATACCAAATAGCTTGTCTggaattttacatattaaataaacttggATTAAAATGTCTAAGAAACTAAACTTATCAATCTCAAAAATGAATTTAGCATTTTCGTAATACAATATTGATGCAAACTTTTGATTGCAACAAAtttgattaaagttaatctcgAGATCTAGAAACTTATTTtgtgaaatgtattttttttgtttaaaaaaaacatcaagTTTTGCTTTGATACAATATGAGTAACacatatgaattattaaatattaatataattaacacattattaataaatataatctaaagtgaatataaattatttaaatttttttacatatctatcacattttataaaagtt
This genomic window from Monomorium pharaonis isolate MP-MQ-018 chromosome 8, ASM1337386v2, whole genome shotgun sequence contains:
- the LOC105837144 gene encoding hexokinase-1: MIVIKIYRDIENYLAKMRFSAVTARKIQDVFISEMNKGIHQQPSSLQMENTYIPELLDKTEEGLYLALDLGGTNFRVVLLELAHGAPVRQEVKRYYIGSELRVGSAIPLFDYLAECVSDFVISQGLQDVELSLGFTFSFPMIQHSLDVGILVTWTKTFNCPDAVNKDVIRLLREALDRRGDTKVTVVAILNDTTGTLVQASTLDPNVAIALILGTGSNACYLERADRVEHWETERHGEREVIIDIEWGAFGDNGVLDFIKTDFDRENDANSLIVNSFTFEKYIAGKYLGEVVRVILAKLNKERLLFVGESISDSLLTPGNLTTDLVSHIEQDSVDGGDSNTKEILGKFGIIPDEDDIRIVQYVCEVASNRAALLVSICLASLLDRIDKEQVTIAVDGSLYKHHPRLEGWMKQYISLLSPGRKFKLIHAEDGSGKGAALVAAIAQRLKRRLQ